The following are encoded in a window of Harmonia axyridis chromosome 7, icHarAxyr1.1, whole genome shotgun sequence genomic DNA:
- the LOC123684141 gene encoding lutropin-choriogonadotropic hormone receptor isoform X3, whose amino-acid sequence MNAGPKILLLDLSNNNITVLNETSFSNYPNLEELILSDNKLDFIHPRTFIKNTLLKRLLLQNCDLSEIPKEALKPLKKLQTIFVGGNSIWHVGPETFQDLKSLRNLRMDNNNLRDVPAKALEAVPHLEVLNIGHNTITVLQKDAFPDEMKNLLVLLLKRNQIAEISENAFVKLTSLKVLELDDNYLTHIPLAVTKLPQLQELSISGNRIKYIPGGLLQQTPALALLELKGNSLEGVDFYAFSHLPRLRKLILSDAKNLSTFPNLNGTSALEVLRLDRASLGDVPSNLCTFCPKLKSLDLKSNQLEKIPDINDCKEMRVLDLANNKIRSVEGKVFRGMYQMHDLLLSHNEIQYIPQEAFHNLSKLQVLDLESNQISFIHPDAFLSISKIEDLNLGNNVFPHLPSAGLERLLHLKTFNNPQLKEFPPPEDFPRIQTLVLSYAYHCCAFLPLIPSNPPPRAKDIIYFPDIDDIDLNIWNSNSSPIDLWPSQQNITHKFGKKFEAIWETIGSEYTYPNNFPAYMEEYAEEEGIRTYANDFAPGRIQCLPLPGPFLPCQDLFDWWTLRCGVWIVFLCAMLGNGIVVFVLIFSRSKMDVPRFLVCNLAAADFFMGVYLGFLALVDASTLGEFRMYAIPWQMSAGCQLAGFLGVLSSELSVYTLAVITLERNYAITHAMHLNKRLSLKHAGYIMLLGWTFAIVMATLPLFNVSDYRKFAICLPFETKDTASLTYVVFLMFINGVAFLILMGCYLKMYCAIRGSQAWNSNDSRIAKRMALLVFTDFLCWSPIAFFSLTAAFGLQLISLEQAKVFTVFVLPLNSCCNPFLYAILTKQFKKDCVMICKAIEESRVTRGIGRCRHSSNFSNRQTPANTNSLADRSSRENQNHHVPTCTCNTKLLSDKSVTPTPIKSEARKSATRDWWLSKARWLLCVKKQKRNRTRNDQYTYQIAEIQQKQHKRASSVSSSENFSSSRSDSWRHQHHCGIPLRLLDPKRRASSWLVTRKTSQDSNLSSSRNDSSGSATTASTSTWRISRSSGSSEPSRNRSKPRLTRQAAVLDDEPPGSPGRLTVRFLTTIPSAAETSMQLDDEQPSAILVSPTKECNGPIYAILHTHPVTPTRRQSIVTLHPIESEKNSSSSQNAEPGSSR is encoded by the exons ATTCGTGGGTGGTAACAGCATCTGGCACGTGGGACCAGAGACATTTCAAGATTTGAAATCTCTACGCAATCTGAGAATGGATAACAACAATTTGCGAGACGTGCCCGCTAAAGCTCTGGAGGCTGTGCCCCACTTGGAGGTCCT GAATATCGGCCACAATACGATCACTGTGCTGCAGAAAGATGCGTTTCCAGATGAAATGAAGAATCTTCTTGTTCT GCTCCTGAAACGCAACCAGATAGCAGAAATATCGGAAAATGCATTCGTCAAGCTGACGTCACTTAAAGTTCT AGAACTGGATGACAATTATTTGACACACATTCCACTGGCTGTAACGAAATTACCCCAACTACAAGAGCT GTCTATCTCAGGAAACCGCATCAAGTACATCCCGGGGGGCCTTTTACAGCAGACCCCCGCCCTGGCCCTGTTGGAGCTCAAGGGGAACTCGCTGGAGGGTGTCGACTTCTACGCCTTCTCCCACCTGCCCCGTCTTCGAAAGCT GATCCTCTCAGACGCCAAGAACCTGTCAACCTTCCCGAACCTCAACGGCACATCGGCCTTGGAGGTCCTGCGGCTGGACAGGGCGAGCCTGGGCGACGTACCCTCGAATTTATGTACATTCTGCCCCAAACTTAAAAGTCT GGACCTGAAATCCAATCAACTCGAGAAGATCCCGGATATCAACGACTGCAAAGAGATGCGGGTATT GGATCTGGCGAATAACAAAATAAGATCGGTGGAAGGGAAGGTTTTCCGTGGAATGTACCAGATGCACGATCTCCTGCTTTCTCACAATGAAATACAGTACATTCCTCAAGAGGCCTTTCACAATCTATCGAAACTACAAGTGTT agATTTAGAGAGCAACCAGATCTCTTTCATCCATCCAGATGCTTTTTTATCGATCTCCAAAATAGAAGACTT GAACCTCGGAAACAACGTTTTTCCACACCTTCCTTCGGCTGGCCTAGAACGTCTGCTGCATTTGAAGACTTTCAACAACCCTCAACTCAAGGAATTTCCACCTCCAGAAGACTTTCCAAGGATCCAGACGCTTGTCCTTTCCTACGCCTACCATTGTTGTGCGTTCTTACCACTTATCCCGTCCAACCCTCCACCTAGAGCCAAAGATATCATCTACTTTCCGGACATAGACGACATAGATTTGAACATATGGAATTCCAATTCGAGTCCGATCGATCTGTGGCCTTCTCAAC AGAACATCACTCACAAATTCGGAAAGAAGTTTGAAGCCATCTGGGAGACTATAGGGTCAGAATACACCTATCCCAACAATTTCCCTGCCTATATGGAGGAGTATGCCGAAGAAGAAGGTATACGCACTTACGCCAACGATTTCGCTCCTGGAAGGATACAATGCCTACCTCTACCTGGTCCTTTTCTTCCCTGTCAGGACTTGTTCGACTGGTGGACCTTAAGATGCGGCGTTTGGATCGTTTTTTTATGTGCTATGCTGGGAAATGGTATCGTGGTTTTCGTTCTGATCTTCTCCAGGAGTAAGATGGACGTTCCTAGGTTTTTGGTTTGCAATTTGGCGGCAGCTGACTTCTTTATGGGAGTTTATTTGG GGTTTTTAGCTCTGGTAGACGCCTCAACGCTGGGCGAGTTCAGAATGTACGCCATACCCTGGCAGATGTCAGCTGGATGTCAACTTGCAGGCTTCCTTGGTGTCCTCAGCTCGGAACTCTCAGTCTACACCTTGGCTGTGATCACCTTGGAGAGGAACTATGCCATCACCCATGCAATGCACCTGAACAAAAGGCTATCCTTGAAACACGCAGGCTACATCATGCTTCTAGGCTGGACCTTCGCCATAGTCATGGCTACCTTGCCCTTGTTCAACGTCTCAGACTACAGAAAGTTCGCCATTTGTCTTCCTTTCGAAACTAAAGACACGGCCAGCTTAACCTACGTTGTATTCCTAATGTTCATCAACGGTGTCGCCTTCTTGATCCTGATGGGCTGCTACCTCAAGATGTACTGCGCTATTCGCGGTTCCCAAGCTTGGAACTCGAACGATTCTCGCATAGCCAAAAGGATGGCCTTGTTGGTGTTCACGGACTTCTTGTGTTGGTCGCCGATAGCTTTCTTCTCGTTGACGGCCGCTTTCGGTCTCCAGCTGATCAGTCTGGAACAGGCTAAAGTGTTTACCGTGTTCGTGCTGCCTTTGAACTCTTGCTGCAACCCTTTCTTGTACGCCATCCTAACCAAACAATTCAAGAAAGACTGCGTGATGATCTGTAAGGCCATAGAGGAGAGTCGCGTTACCAGAGGCATCGGAAGGTGTCGCCACAGTTCCAATTTTAGTAACAGGCAGACTCCAGCCAACACCAACAGTTTAGCCGATAGGTCTTCCAGGGAAAATCAGAACCATCACGTTCCAACATGTACGTGTAACACCAAACTGTTGAGCGACAAGAGCGTGACTCCAACTCCAATCAAAAGTGAGGCGAGGAAGAGCGCTACCAGGGACTGGTGGTTGAGCAAGGCAAGGTGGCTTCTGTGCGTGAAAAAGCAGAAAAGAAACAGGACGAGGAATGACCAGTACACGTACCAGATAGCGGAGATCCAGCAGAAGCAGCACAAGCGAGCTTCCTCTGTGTCCTCTAGTGAAAATTTCAGTTCCTCGCGATCGGACTCTTGGCGGCACCAGCACCATTGCGGCATTCCCTTAAGACTGTTAGATCCTAAGCGTAGGGCGTCGTCTTGGTTGGTGACGCGGAAGACTTCTCAAGACTCTAACCTCTCGAGTTCGCGTAACGATTCCAGCGGTTCCGCAACAACCGCATCCACGTCAACCTGGCGGATTTCGAGGTCCAGTGGTTCCAGCGAGCCTTCCAGGAACCGGTCCAAGCCTAGGTTGACGCGCCAGGCTGCCGTGTTGGACGACGAGCCACCCGGGTCGCCTGGTAGGTTGACGGTCAGGTTCCTGACCACCATACCTTCCGCTGCTGAGACCAGCATGCAGTTGGACGACGAACAGCCGTCCGCCATCTTAGTTAGTCCGACGAAGGAGTGCAACGGACCTATTTACGCGATCTTGCACACCCATCCTGTGACTCCGACGAGGAGGCAGAGCATCGTAACTCTGCATCCGATCGAGAGCGAGAAGAATTCGTCATCTAGTCAGAATGCTGAACCGGGTTCCTCAAGATAA
- the LOC123684596 gene encoding uncharacterized protein LOC123684596 isoform X4: MDTMYPEPMSRLHRRVIPKKRRGGSFRYRTQPVTFSEIQEVDEDNIEDPTPQPCCSSKSEIELNILNKKFEEFKRAVDLGKLEKSDLDDRISEAAKILTNTRPNAKLTTRTSF; this comes from the exons ATGGACACCATGTATCCAGAACCAATGTCTAGACTACATAGAAGAGTTATACCAAAGAAACGAAGAGGTGGTTCTTTCAGATACAGAACACAACCTGTAACATTCTCAGAAATACAA gaAGTGGACGAGGATAATATTGAAGACCCAACTCCTCAACCATGTTGCTCCTCCAAGTCAGAGATAGAACTTAACATCCTAAACAAGAAATTCGAAGAGTTCAAACGCGCAGTCGACCTTGGAAAGTTGGAAAAATCTGACTTGGACGATAGAATAAGCGAAGCAGCCAAAATCCTGACTAACACAAGACCAAATGCAAAATTGACGACTAGGACGTCATTCTGA
- the LOC123684596 gene encoding uncharacterized protein LOC123684596 isoform X3, protein MPSLSSPTQSMDTMYPEPMSRLHRRVIPKKRRGGSFRYRTQPVTFSEIQEVDEDNIEDPTPQPCCSSKSEIELNILNKKFEEFKRAVDLGKLEKSDLDDRISEAAKILTNTRPNAKLTTRTSF, encoded by the exons ATGCCTTCTTTGTCGTCTCCCACACAGT CAATGGACACCATGTATCCAGAACCAATGTCTAGACTACATAGAAGAGTTATACCAAAGAAACGAAGAGGTGGTTCTTTCAGATACAGAACACAACCTGTAACATTCTCAGAAATACAA gaAGTGGACGAGGATAATATTGAAGACCCAACTCCTCAACCATGTTGCTCCTCCAAGTCAGAGATAGAACTTAACATCCTAAACAAGAAATTCGAAGAGTTCAAACGCGCAGTCGACCTTGGAAAGTTGGAAAAATCTGACTTGGACGATAGAATAAGCGAAGCAGCCAAAATCCTGACTAACACAAGACCAAATGCAAAATTGACGACTAGGACGTCATTCTGA